In the Natronolimnobius baerhuensis genome, one interval contains:
- a CDS encoding ABC transporter permease: MSVVDYANHRRVRLGAVVLAATLIALAVVGTQTDVALERLFTLGFLTRSLEMATPITLAAVGGLYAEKSGVFNIGLEGFMIFGAFTAAASMYAIGGTASTQVHVWSAIGISVLITAVMTTVFAVLVIRYKADQIVAGLAVWFIGLGFAPFTASIIWGSQSSPGLSSVGTLPFGQSPLVVLTVVIVVAAWYVLYRTRYGYWVQAAGENPEALDTAGVNVNRVRYATVIFSGMMAGLGGAVLLAHEGNFVGTGDTMVEGRGWIAIVAYLFGNYNPIGAAAAALLFGGLDMLNVQFQTVGIEVSARLVNLLPYVAVIVVLSAWGKTRMPSSVGEPYESED, translated from the coding sequence ATGAGCGTCGTCGACTACGCCAACCACCGGCGGGTTCGACTCGGCGCAGTCGTCCTCGCCGCGACGCTCATCGCGCTCGCAGTCGTCGGCACCCAGACCGACGTCGCCCTCGAGCGGCTGTTCACGCTCGGGTTTTTGACCCGCTCGCTCGAGATGGCGACGCCGATCACGCTCGCGGCCGTCGGCGGCCTCTACGCCGAGAAAAGCGGCGTCTTCAACATCGGCCTCGAGGGGTTCATGATCTTCGGGGCGTTCACCGCCGCGGCGAGCATGTATGCCATCGGCGGTACGGCCTCGACGCAGGTTCACGTCTGGTCCGCGATCGGCATTTCGGTGCTGATTACGGCGGTGATGACGACCGTCTTCGCCGTGCTCGTGATCCGGTACAAAGCGGACCAGATCGTCGCGGGGCTGGCCGTCTGGTTCATCGGCCTCGGGTTCGCGCCCTTCACTGCGTCAATCATCTGGGGGAGCCAATCCAGTCCCGGCCTCTCGAGCGTCGGGACACTCCCGTTCGGCCAGTCGCCACTGGTCGTCCTGACCGTTGTCATCGTGGTTGCCGCCTGGTACGTCCTCTATCGCACCCGCTATGGCTACTGGGTGCAGGCGGCCGGGGAGAACCCCGAGGCGCTCGACACCGCGGGGGTCAACGTCAATCGCGTCCGCTACGCGACGGTGATTTTTTCCGGAATGATGGCTGGACTGGGCGGGGCCGTGTTGCTCGCCCATGAGGGGAACTTCGTCGGCACCGGAGACACGATGGTCGAGGGTCGCGGCTGGATCGCCATCGTCGCCTACCTGTTCGGCAACTACAACCCGATTGGGGCGGCCGCGGCTGCGTTACTATTCGGCGGGCTGGACATGCTGAACGTCCAGTTCCAGACGGTCGGCATCGAGGTATCCGCACGGCTGGTCAACCTCCTGCCGTACGTCGCCGTCATCGTCGTGCTCTCGGCATGGGGCAAGACGCGGATGCCCTCGTCCGTCGGCGAGCCCTACGAGAGCGAGGACTAA
- a CDS encoding type IV pilin: MRSPWGSTQRFRDAETAVTPVIGVVLMVAITIILAGTVHAALIGFADEPPEPQSIAGFAFDETECDGDGVTVTHVAGDSIPADELSLHSPAKSTPTTWADPKGHETTGLEDGVVDAGSSLTTCLSEGAVDDEPVRVIWQSPTDDHTAVLAEWDG; the protein is encoded by the coding sequence ATGCGTTCTCCGTGGGGGTCAACACAACGGTTTCGTGACGCTGAGACGGCGGTGACGCCCGTCATCGGCGTCGTCCTGATGGTTGCGATTACGATTATTCTGGCAGGAACGGTTCACGCCGCACTGATCGGCTTCGCCGATGAACCGCCCGAGCCACAGTCGATTGCCGGCTTCGCGTTCGACGAGACCGAGTGCGATGGCGACGGCGTCACCGTGACCCACGTCGCTGGCGATTCGATCCCAGCCGACGAGCTCTCTCTGCACTCACCAGCAAAGAGTACGCCGACGACGTGGGCAGATCCTAAGGGCCACGAAACGACCGGCCTCGAGGATGGCGTCGTCGACGCTGGCTCGAGTCTGACGACCTGTCTCAGTGAGGGAGCGGTCGATGATGAGCCAGTCCGGGTGATCTGGCAGTCACCGACTGACGATCACACGGCTGTACTCGCCGAGTGGGACGGCTAA
- a CDS encoding TIGR04053 family radical SAM/SPASM domain-containing protein, with protein MRPGQSLDTTARPLVLIWEVTQACGLACDHCRADAQELRHPDELSTAEGKRLLEDVAAFGEGQLVVLSGGDPLIRDDLEELVAYGTKLGVTMTITPSGTRSLTAERIRALADAGLTRMAVSLDGATPDSHDDFRGEDGSFDETLAAVEHARAVGLPVQVNTTVCDATVDELPAIRDLLREIGIVLWSVFFLVPVGRGRILEPIDPETADAVMAWLHAVSTEEPFGVKTTEAPQYRRVALQRRTNGDESSAATESATRRAGIIAGDGFAFVSHTGEVFPSGFLPESAGNVLEHPITDIYRHSDLFESLRDRDRLEGKCGACPYRNVCGGSRSRAFATTGNPLASDPLCPFVPDGYDGPLPWDGHSDHAVGD; from the coding sequence ATGCGACCTGGTCAGTCACTCGACACGACCGCCCGCCCGCTGGTGCTCATCTGGGAAGTCACGCAAGCCTGCGGGCTGGCCTGTGACCACTGCCGGGCCGACGCACAGGAACTGCGCCATCCCGACGAACTCTCGACCGCCGAGGGAAAACGCCTGCTCGAGGACGTTGCCGCGTTCGGCGAGGGCCAGCTCGTCGTCCTCTCGGGTGGCGACCCGCTCATCCGCGACGACCTCGAGGAACTGGTCGCCTACGGCACCAAGTTGGGAGTCACGATGACGATCACACCGAGCGGGACACGCTCGCTGACCGCCGAGCGCATTCGGGCGCTCGCGGACGCCGGCCTCACCCGGATGGCTGTCAGCCTCGACGGCGCGACGCCGGACAGTCACGACGACTTTCGCGGCGAGGATGGAAGCTTCGACGAAACCCTCGCGGCCGTCGAACACGCCCGCGCAGTCGGTCTGCCAGTCCAGGTCAACACGACCGTCTGCGACGCAACCGTCGACGAACTGCCCGCGATCCGCGACCTGCTCCGTGAAATCGGTATCGTGCTTTGGAGTGTCTTCTTTCTCGTCCCCGTCGGCCGCGGGCGCATCCTCGAGCCAATCGATCCCGAAACGGCCGATGCGGTGATGGCCTGGCTCCATGCTGTCAGCACCGAGGAACCCTTCGGCGTCAAGACGACGGAAGCGCCACAGTATCGACGTGTCGCACTCCAGCGCCGGACGAACGGCGACGAGTCGTCAGCAGCCACAGAAAGCGCCACCCGCCGAGCCGGCATCATCGCCGGCGACGGCTTCGCGTTCGTCAGCCACACCGGCGAGGTCTTTCCCTCCGGTTTCCTGCCCGAATCGGCCGGCAACGTCCTCGAGCACCCAATTACCGACATCTACCGACACTCGGACCTATTCGAATCGCTTCGGGACCGTGACCGACTCGAGGGCAAATGCGGTGCCTGTCCGTATCGGAACGTCTGCGGTGGCAGCCGCTCTCGAGCGTTCGCGACGACTGGAAATCCGCTCGCAAGCGATCCGCTCTGCCCGTTCGTTCCCGACGGGTACGACGGCCCGCTGCCGTGGGATGGACACTCTGATCACGCTGTCGGCGACTGA
- a CDS encoding acetyl-CoA carboxylase biotin carboxylase subunit, whose translation MFRKVLVANRGEIAVRVMRACEELNVGTVAIYSEADTDGGHVRYADEAYNVGPARAADSYLDHEAVIEAARKADADAIHPGYGFLAENAEFAAKVEAAEGITWIGPSAAAMESLGEKTKARTIMDDADVPIVPGTTDPVTEPAEVEAFGEEHGYPIAIKAEGGGGGRGMKVVRDESEVEDQLESAKREGEAYFDNDSVYLERYLEHPRHIEVQILADEHGNVRHLGERDCSLQRRHQKVIEEGPSAALTDELREKIGEAARRGVSAAEYTNAGTVEFLVEEEPGRSPDEPLGPDTNFYFLEVNTRIQVEHTVTEEITGLDIVKRQIQIAAGEEVDFAQDDVEFDGHAMEFRINAENAAEDFAPATGGTLEVYDPPGGIGVRMDDALRQGDDLVTDYDSMIAKLIVWGEDRNDCIERSLRALREYDIEGIPTIIPFHRLMLTDEAFVESTHTTKYLDEELDESRIEEAQSQWGGDIGDGSSDDEETVEREFTVEVNGKRFEVELAEHGAPAIPTGDVDAGNPSGPPQPAGGSSDDTDLSGDGETVDAEMQGTILDIEVEEGDEVAAGDVLVVLEAMKMENDIVASRGGTVTEIAIEEDQSVDMGDVLVVLE comes from the coding sequence ATGTTCAGGAAGGTCTTGGTGGCGAACCGCGGCGAGATCGCCGTCAGAGTGATGCGGGCATGCGAGGAACTGAACGTCGGAACCGTCGCAATATATTCCGAGGCCGACACAGACGGTGGCCACGTTCGCTACGCCGACGAGGCGTACAACGTCGGGCCGGCCCGAGCGGCTGACTCCTATCTGGATCACGAGGCCGTCATCGAGGCCGCCCGCAAGGCCGACGCCGACGCGATCCACCCCGGCTACGGCTTCCTCGCAGAGAACGCCGAGTTCGCAGCGAAAGTCGAAGCGGCCGAGGGAATCACCTGGATCGGCCCCTCCGCAGCGGCGATGGAGAGCCTCGGCGAGAAGACTAAAGCGCGGACGATCATGGACGACGCCGACGTGCCAATCGTTCCCGGGACGACCGATCCGGTCACCGAACCCGCAGAAGTCGAAGCCTTTGGCGAGGAACACGGCTACCCCATCGCCATCAAGGCCGAAGGCGGTGGCGGCGGCCGCGGGATGAAGGTCGTCCGCGATGAAAGCGAGGTCGAAGACCAACTCGAGAGCGCCAAACGCGAGGGTGAGGCCTACTTCGATAACGACTCGGTCTACCTCGAGCGCTACCTCGAGCACCCGCGTCACATCGAAGTCCAGATTCTGGCCGACGAACACGGCAACGTGCGCCATCTGGGCGAACGGGACTGCTCCCTGCAGCGGCGTCACCAGAAGGTCATCGAGGAGGGCCCCTCGGCGGCGCTAACGGACGAACTGCGCGAGAAAATCGGCGAGGCTGCCCGCCGCGGTGTTTCCGCCGCGGAGTACACCAACGCCGGGACCGTCGAGTTTCTCGTCGAGGAAGAACCCGGCCGCAGCCCCGACGAACCGCTTGGTCCCGACACGAACTTCTACTTCCTCGAGGTCAACACGCGGATTCAGGTCGAACACACCGTCACCGAAGAGATCACGGGCCTCGACATCGTCAAGCGCCAGATTCAGATTGCGGCGGGCGAGGAAGTCGATTTCGCTCAGGACGACGTCGAGTTCGACGGCCACGCCATGGAGTTCCGGATCAACGCCGAAAACGCCGCCGAGGACTTCGCCCCCGCAACGGGCGGCACGCTCGAGGTGTACGATCCACCGGGCGGTATCGGCGTCCGCATGGACGATGCGCTGCGGCAGGGCGACGACCTCGTGACCGACTACGACTCGATGATCGCGAAACTGATCGTCTGGGGCGAGGACCGAAACGACTGCATCGAGCGCTCGCTGCGCGCGCTGCGCGAGTACGATATCGAGGGAATCCCGACGATCATCCCGTTCCATCGCCTAATGCTGACCGACGAGGCGTTCGTCGAGAGCACGCACACGACGAAGTATCTCGACGAGGAACTCGACGAGAGCCGCATCGAAGAGGCCCAGTCGCAGTGGGGCGGCGACATCGGCGATGGCTCGAGCGACGACGAGGAGACCGTCGAGCGCGAGTTCACCGTCGAGGTCAACGGCAAGCGCTTCGAGGTCGAACTCGCAGAACACGGCGCGCCAGCGATTCCGACGGGCGATGTCGACGCCGGAAATCCGTCAGGTCCACCACAGCCCGCAGGCGGCTCGAGCGATGACACAGACCTCAGCGGCGACGGTGAAACGGTCGACGCCGAGATGCAGGGGACGATTCTCGACATCGAAGTCGAGGAAGGTGACGAGGTCGCCGCCGGCGACGTGCTCGTCGTCCTCGAGGCGATGAAGATGGAAAACGACATCGTCGCCTCCCGCGGCGGAACGGTCACCGAGATCGCAATTGAAGAGGACCAGAGCGTCGATATGGGCGACGTGCTCGTCGTCCTCGAGTAG
- a CDS encoding acyl-CoA carboxylase subunit beta, translating into MEDRIDDLEERREEARLGGGEERIDKQHDKGKMTARERIDYFLDEGTFTEFDQLRTHQTSQFGMEEQKIPGDGVVTGYGKVNGRTTFVFAHDFTVFGGSLGEVFAEKICKVMDMAMEVGAPVIGLNDSAGARIQEGVKSLAGFTEIFNRNQEASGVIPQISGIMGPCAGGAVYSPSITDFIFMVKDTSHMYITGPGVTKTVTGEDVTHEELGGAMTHAGKTGVAQFACDSEEQALDDMKRLLSYLPQNNVEDPPRVEPWDDPDRRDDELKSIVPSSPQKPYNMVDVVDSVVDEGSFFEVADNFAAELVVGFGRLDGRSVGIVANQPRVNAGTLTVDSSMKGSRFIRFCDSFNIPIVTFVDVPGYMPGTDQEHRGIIRHGAKLLYAYAEATVPLLTVITRKAYGGAYCVMASKNLGADVNYAWPTAEIAVMGPQGAVNILYRDELAEADDPDALRDELIEEYREEFANPYTATDKGFLDDVIVPTETRPRLIADLEMLETKRESNPDKKHGNIPL; encoded by the coding sequence ATGGAAGACCGCATCGACGACCTCGAGGAGCGCCGCGAGGAGGCTCGCCTGGGTGGTGGCGAGGAACGAATCGACAAACAACACGACAAGGGGAAGATGACCGCTCGCGAGCGGATCGACTACTTCCTTGATGAGGGCACGTTTACGGAGTTCGACCAACTCCGGACCCACCAGACGAGCCAGTTCGGAATGGAAGAACAGAAGATTCCGGGCGACGGCGTCGTCACGGGCTACGGGAAGGTCAACGGCCGGACGACGTTCGTCTTCGCACACGACTTTACCGTCTTCGGCGGCTCGCTCGGCGAGGTGTTCGCCGAGAAGATCTGCAAAGTCATGGATATGGCCATGGAAGTCGGTGCGCCCGTGATCGGGCTCAACGACTCCGCAGGCGCACGCATTCAGGAAGGCGTCAAGTCCCTCGCTGGCTTCACCGAAATCTTCAACCGAAATCAGGAAGCCAGTGGCGTTATCCCACAGATTTCGGGGATCATGGGGCCCTGCGCGGGTGGAGCCGTCTACTCGCCGTCGATTACCGACTTCATCTTCATGGTCAAAGACACGAGTCACATGTACATCACCGGCCCCGGCGTTACCAAGACCGTCACCGGCGAGGACGTGACTCACGAGGAACTCGGCGGCGCGATGACTCACGCCGGCAAAACAGGCGTCGCCCAGTTCGCCTGCGACAGCGAAGAGCAGGCACTCGACGATATGAAGCGCCTGCTCTCGTATCTCCCACAGAACAACGTCGAGGACCCGCCACGCGTCGAGCCGTGGGACGACCCCGACCGACGCGACGATGAGCTCAAATCCATCGTCCCCTCGAGTCCGCAGAAGCCCTACAACATGGTCGATGTCGTCGACAGCGTGGTCGACGAGGGCTCCTTTTTCGAAGTCGCAGACAACTTCGCGGCAGAACTCGTCGTCGGCTTCGGCCGCCTCGACGGTCGCTCGGTCGGCATCGTCGCGAACCAGCCTCGAGTCAATGCAGGCACGCTCACGGTCGACTCCTCGATGAAGGGCTCGAGATTCATACGCTTCTGTGACTCCTTTAATATCCCAATCGTGACCTTCGTTGACGTCCCCGGCTACATGCCCGGGACGGATCAGGAACACCGCGGGATCATCCGCCACGGCGCGAAACTGCTCTATGCGTACGCCGAGGCGACCGTCCCGCTGCTGACGGTTATCACGCGCAAAGCCTACGGCGGGGCCTACTGTGTCATGGCCTCGAAGAATCTCGGCGCGGACGTCAACTACGCCTGGCCGACCGCCGAAATCGCGGTGATGGGTCCACAGGGTGCGGTCAACATTCTCTATCGCGACGAACTCGCCGAAGCCGACGACCCCGACGCCCTGCGCGACGAACTCATCGAAGAGTACCGCGAGGAGTTCGCCAACCCCTACACGGCGACGGACAAGGGCTTCTTAGACGACGTGATCGTCCCCACCGAAACCCGCCCGCGACTGATCGCCGACCTCGAGATGCTGGAGACGAAACGCGAATCGAACCCGGACAAGAAACACGGGAACATCCCGCTGTAA
- a CDS encoding sodium-dependent transporter, with amino-acid sequence MARETWATRTGFILAAVGSAVGLGNIWRFPFVTGEGGGAAFLVVYLLFVALVGFPAILVEFVVGRHTDRNPVGALIQLGGDAWKYIGGVFIVTGFVILSYYSVVAGWFIRYFLEGFRGSYAGHLEGYEAAAAEAGAPAAELMFGDLSTGLFAFVFHTIFMAVTIGIVALGIRRGIEVATKAMVPAIIILLAGMAVWAFTLPDSGAGYEYYLSPEFSVIADNWTTLLPAAAGQAFFTLSLGMGVMITYASYLGEDRNLTKDAGTIIGFDTGIAFLTGLVVFPVFFSAGITEPGEGGAGAIFISMTQAFADISGGHILGLVFFGTVAIAALSSAISLLEVVTAYVIDEKNVERWKAALGMGGVIYLLGVPVTYDLIFLDLLDLFADGILLVFGALVLMILVGWIAPNFAVKELSKGIGDLGSLGQAWIWVVRIPIIIVLIVTLALGIVDYVDFLTGDFAGWLDENL; translated from the coding sequence ATGGCACGAGAAACATGGGCAACACGTACAGGCTTCATCCTCGCCGCGGTCGGGAGTGCGGTGGGGCTTGGCAACATCTGGCGATTCCCGTTCGTCACTGGTGAGGGCGGTGGTGCAGCATTCCTCGTGGTGTACTTGCTGTTTGTCGCACTCGTTGGCTTCCCGGCGATTCTTGTCGAGTTCGTCGTCGGTCGTCACACCGACCGAAACCCGGTCGGCGCACTGATACAGTTGGGTGGGGACGCCTGGAAGTATATCGGCGGCGTCTTCATCGTCACTGGGTTCGTGATCCTCTCGTACTACAGCGTCGTCGCTGGCTGGTTTATTCGATACTTCCTCGAGGGTTTCCGAGGAAGCTACGCAGGCCATCTCGAGGGGTACGAAGCGGCTGCAGCTGAGGCGGGAGCACCCGCAGCAGAGTTGATGTTCGGAGATCTGTCGACTGGACTGTTCGCGTTCGTGTTCCACACGATCTTCATGGCAGTGACAATCGGGATCGTCGCGCTCGGGATCCGTCGCGGTATTGAAGTCGCGACGAAAGCGATGGTTCCCGCGATAATCATCCTGCTCGCTGGAATGGCGGTCTGGGCGTTCACGCTTCCCGACTCCGGAGCCGGCTACGAGTACTACCTCTCGCCGGAGTTCAGCGTCATCGCCGATAACTGGACGACACTGCTGCCAGCAGCGGCTGGACAGGCGTTCTTTACGCTTTCGCTCGGCATGGGTGTGATGATCACCTACGCGTCCTACCTCGGTGAGGATCGAAATCTGACCAAAGACGCTGGGACGATCATCGGGTTCGACACCGGTATCGCATTCTTGACCGGGCTGGTCGTCTTCCCGGTCTTCTTTTCGGCTGGGATCACCGAGCCGGGTGAGGGTGGTGCCGGAGCGATCTTCATCTCGATGACCCAAGCGTTCGCTGACATCTCCGGTGGGCACATCCTTGGGCTTGTCTTCTTTGGAACCGTCGCAATCGCCGCACTCTCGAGTGCAATTTCGCTCCTCGAGGTCGTCACCGCGTACGTAATCGATGAGAAAAACGTCGAGCGCTGGAAGGCAGCCCTCGGGATGGGTGGTGTCATCTACTTGCTTGGCGTGCCGGTAACCTACGATCTGATCTTCCTTGACCTGCTGGACCTGTTCGCCGACGGCATCTTGCTCGTGTTCGGCGCGCTGGTGTTGATGATTCTGGTTGGCTGGATCGCACCGAACTTCGCCGTCAAGGAACTCTCGAAAGGCATTGGCGATCTCGGCTCGCTCGGCCAGGCATGGATCTGGGTCGTTCGAATCCCGATCATTATCGTCCTCATCGTCACGCTGGCACTCGGCATCGTCGACTACGTCGATTTCTTGACGGGGGACTTCGCTGGCTGGCTCGACGAGAACCTCTAA
- a CDS encoding metallophosphoesterase, translating to MTRGRRVRVEPVPGEPAATATVDGERALLVADYHAGYEAGLRYERGVDVPSKAPERRERLLALCERTAADRLVVLGDLMHSIGDPGGAERGELEVLLESLPTTIDVTVVKGNHDGNLETWFGADGDAEVGDPNASVSVVPGDGIALDGIGVCHGHTWPAADVLECDVLCCGHEHPCVRLKDEVGGSRVERAWLRGRVDPTPFRDHGGYEDVSWLADSSAEPPRLVVLPAFNDLVGGTWINLAAQSFLSPFLPDGIADGEAYLLDGTRLGPYESV from the coding sequence ATGACTCGAGGGCGTCGCGTCCGCGTCGAACCCGTCCCCGGCGAGCCAGCCGCGACGGCCACAGTCGACGGTGAGCGCGCGCTGCTCGTCGCGGACTACCACGCCGGCTACGAGGCCGGCCTGCGATACGAGCGCGGCGTCGACGTTCCGAGCAAGGCACCCGAACGTCGAGAGCGACTGCTCGCGCTCTGTGAGCGAACGGCGGCCGACCGACTCGTCGTCCTCGGCGATCTGATGCACTCGATTGGCGACCCCGGCGGGGCCGAACGCGGCGAACTCGAGGTCTTGCTCGAGTCGCTTCCAACGACTATCGACGTCACAGTCGTCAAGGGCAATCACGACGGGAACCTCGAGACGTGGTTCGGAGCCGACGGCGACGCGGAAGTTGGTGATCCCAACGCGAGCGTCAGCGTCGTTCCCGGCGATGGCATCGCCCTTGACGGCATCGGCGTCTGTCACGGCCACACCTGGCCCGCAGCTGACGTTCTCGAGTGCGACGTACTCTGTTGTGGCCACGAACATCCCTGCGTACGCCTCAAGGACGAAGTCGGCGGCAGTCGCGTCGAACGCGCGTGGCTCCGCGGGCGTGTCGATCCGACGCCGTTTCGCGACCACGGCGGCTACGAGGACGTTTCGTGGCTCGCGGACTCGAGTGCGGAACCGCCGCGACTGGTGGTCCTGCCGGCGTTTAACGACCTCGTGGGTGGGACGTGGATCAATCTCGCAGCGCAGTCGTTTCTCTCGCCGTTTTTACCCGATGGAATCGCGGACGGTGAGGCGTATCTCCTCGATGGAACACGGTTGGGGCCGTACGAGTCAGTGTGA
- a CDS encoding Single-stranded DNA binding protein translates to MELENHAEDLASDLGVDKEEVTADLQNLVEYSVPIDEAKQSLRRKYGDGSSAGGGTPSAKDIADITPDDSSVTVTGVVLSAGKRSIRYQGDDHVIVEGRLADETGTVDYTSWEDFGLSPGDTITAGNANVREWDGEPELNLGESTSISFDEDGLEVPHEIGGESDLADLETGDRAATVEVSVVECERRTIDGRDGETDILSGVFGDESGRLPFTNWDPAPEIEDGGTVRIENAYVQEFRGVPEVNVSEFSTVAALEREIDVGADTTTMGVGEAVRTGGVYDVEVVGNVIAIRDGSGLIQRCPECYRVIQKGQCRTHGSVDGVDDLRVKAIVDDGTGTVTAVLDDEITEDVYGGTLDDALEAAREAMDQEVVADTIREEIVGREYRVRGHLSVDEYGANLDAESFAESDDDPETRASAFLEEIDGTAAELEEVDA, encoded by the coding sequence ATGGAACTCGAGAATCATGCCGAGGATCTTGCCTCCGACCTCGGTGTCGACAAAGAGGAGGTCACAGCCGACCTGCAGAACTTAGTGGAGTACAGCGTGCCAATCGACGAGGCCAAACAGAGCCTTCGCCGGAAGTACGGCGACGGAAGTAGTGCCGGTGGCGGCACGCCGTCAGCCAAGGACATCGCCGACATCACGCCCGACGATAGCAGCGTGACTGTTACGGGTGTCGTCCTCTCTGCTGGCAAGCGGTCGATCCGCTACCAGGGCGACGATCACGTCATCGTCGAGGGCCGCCTCGCAGACGAGACCGGCACGGTCGATTACACCTCGTGGGAGGACTTCGGTCTCTCGCCGGGCGACACCATCACCGCGGGCAACGCGAACGTCCGCGAGTGGGACGGCGAACCCGAACTCAACCTCGGCGAGAGCACGTCCATTTCGTTCGATGAGGACGGACTCGAGGTACCCCACGAAATCGGCGGGGAATCCGACCTCGCCGACCTCGAGACGGGCGACCGCGCGGCAACTGTCGAGGTCTCCGTCGTGGAGTGCGAACGCCGGACAATCGATGGCCGCGACGGCGAGACAGATATCCTGAGCGGCGTCTTCGGCGACGAGAGCGGCCGACTGCCCTTTACGAACTGGGACCCTGCTCCGGAGATCGAAGACGGCGGAACGGTCCGCATCGAAAACGCCTACGTCCAGGAGTTCCGCGGCGTCCCCGAAGTCAACGTCTCGGAGTTTTCGACGGTTGCCGCACTCGAGCGCGAGATCGACGTGGGCGCGGACACGACAACGATGGGCGTCGGCGAGGCCGTCCGCACGGGCGGCGTCTACGACGTGGAAGTCGTCGGCAACGTCATCGCCATCCGCGACGGCTCGGGGCTCATCCAGCGCTGTCCCGAGTGCTACCGCGTCATCCAGAAAGGCCAGTGTCGAACCCACGGCAGCGTCGACGGTGTCGACGACCTGCGCGTCAAAGCCATCGTCGACGACGGAACCGGTACCGTCACCGCCGTGTTGGACGACGAGATCACCGAAGACGTCTACGGCGGCACCTTGGACGATGCGCTCGAGGCCGCCCGCGAAGCGATGGACCAGGAAGTCGTCGCCGACACAATTCGTGAGGAAATCGTCGGCCGCGAGTACCGCGTCCGCGGGCACCTCTCGGTCGACGAGTACGGCGCGAATCTCGACGCCGAGTCCTTCGCCGAGAGCGACGACGACCCCGAAACGCGCGCGAGCGCGTTCCTCGAGGAAATCGATGGAACTGCCGCCGAACTCGAGGAGGTGGACGCATGA
- a CDS encoding GNAT family N-acetyltransferase, producing MALATDQDCDQPTQFSRPPRRFTDHEDRSITIDSHADDSEPLVAMYSRFDEESRAQGLPPRQEPRIREWVSLLLEDGLNVVARHGDDVVGHAALVPHDDTSELAIFVHPDYQSAGIGTHLIRGLLGHGQSHGLTHVWLSVARTNRIAMNLYRSAGFETTLRERGEYEMARPL from the coding sequence ATGGCCCTCGCTACCGATCAGGACTGCGACCAACCGACGCAGTTCTCGCGCCCGCCGAGGCGGTTCACCGACCACGAGGACCGCTCGATTACGATTGACTCTCATGCCGACGATTCGGAGCCGCTGGTCGCGATGTATTCGCGCTTCGACGAGGAGTCGCGCGCACAGGGACTTCCGCCGCGTCAGGAGCCGCGGATCCGTGAATGGGTCAGCCTGCTGCTCGAGGACGGGTTAAACGTCGTGGCCCGTCACGGCGACGACGTGGTCGGCCACGCGGCACTGGTTCCCCACGACGACACGTCGGAACTCGCGATTTTCGTCCATCCCGACTACCAGTCGGCGGGGATCGGCACCCACCTCATTCGCGGACTCCTCGGGCACGGCCAGTCCCACGGACTGACCCACGTCTGGCTCTCCGTGGCACGCACGAATCGGATCGCGATGAACCTCTACCGATCTGCCGGCTTCGAGACGACGCTGCGCGAGCGCGGCGAGTACGAGATGGCTCGCCCGCTCTAA